The following proteins come from a genomic window of Heyndrickxia acidicola:
- the mmuP gene encoding S-methylmethionine permease, producing the protein MEKNQKQDFQRKMTARHLVMLSLGGVIGTGLFLSTGYTIQQAGPFGTILSYLIGALVVYLVMLCLGELSVHMPETGAFHSYAEKYIGPGTGYTVAWLYWLTWTVALGSEFTAAGLLMQRWFPSINVWIWSALFAILIFVLNIVTVKIFAESEFWFSSIKVIAILLFIIIGAAAMTGILPMAHSQSAPFLSNFKQDGMFPHGALAIVMTMLAVNFAFSGTELIGIAAGETADPEKTIPKAIRTTLWRLIIFFVGTIVILSALLPFSDAGVLKSPFVAVLDRIGVPYSADIMNFVILMAILSAANSGLYASSRMLWSLANKNTISPVFAKITNRGVPINAVIFSMLGGALALLSSVVAPDTVYIVLVSISGLAVVVVWMSISASQFLFRRKYLKEGHSIKDLVYCTPLYPLIPIASFILCLSSCIGIAFDSTQRIALYCGIPFILFCYGSYYVTQNMKKRGESYVQQNQPN; encoded by the coding sequence ATGGAGAAAAATCAAAAGCAGGATTTTCAGCGTAAAATGACAGCCCGCCATCTAGTTATGCTGTCGCTTGGTGGGGTGATTGGAACGGGACTATTCTTAAGTACTGGGTATACCATTCAGCAAGCAGGTCCATTTGGAACCATACTCTCCTATTTAATTGGAGCGCTAGTCGTTTATCTAGTCATGCTATGTTTAGGAGAGCTTTCTGTTCACATGCCAGAAACGGGTGCATTTCATAGCTATGCAGAAAAATACATTGGACCGGGTACAGGGTACACAGTAGCCTGGTTGTATTGGCTGACATGGACCGTTGCTTTGGGATCTGAGTTTACAGCAGCTGGTTTACTGATGCAAAGGTGGTTTCCATCCATCAATGTGTGGATATGGAGCGCTCTTTTTGCCATTTTAATCTTTGTTTTAAATATAGTAACAGTTAAGATTTTTGCTGAGTCTGAGTTCTGGTTTTCATCTATAAAGGTCATAGCCATTTTGCTTTTTATTATCATTGGAGCAGCAGCAATGACTGGCATTCTTCCAATGGCTCATTCCCAATCAGCTCCTTTCTTGTCTAATTTTAAACAGGACGGCATGTTTCCGCATGGGGCCCTTGCTATTGTCATGACCATGCTTGCCGTTAATTTTGCTTTTTCAGGAACGGAACTCATTGGAATTGCAGCCGGGGAAACGGCAGATCCGGAAAAAACAATACCGAAGGCCATACGTACTACCTTATGGAGATTAATCATCTTTTTTGTCGGCACAATCGTGATTCTGTCTGCGTTACTGCCTTTTTCAGATGCAGGAGTTTTAAAAAGCCCCTTTGTTGCCGTTCTGGACAGAATAGGAGTGCCTTATTCTGCAGACATTATGAACTTTGTCATCCTAATGGCTATTTTATCTGCCGCGAATTCCGGTTTATATGCTTCCTCCAGAATGTTATGGTCTCTTGCTAATAAAAACACGATCTCACCTGTTTTTGCAAAAATAACAAATCGTGGTGTCCCGATCAATGCCGTCATTTTCAGCATGCTGGGAGGGGCATTGGCTTTACTCTCAAGTGTTGTTGCACCGGATACTGTGTATATCGTGCTTGTGTCTATATCAGGCTTGGCAGTTGTTGTTGTCTGGATGAGCATTAGTGCTTCACAGTTTTTATTTCGCAGGAAATATTTGAAGGAAGGCCATTCGATAAAGGATCTGGTCTATTGTACGCCGCTATACCCGCTTATACCTATCGCTTCATTTATCCTGTGCCTGTCATCCTGCATTGGCATTGCATTTGATTCGACACAACGAATCGCCTTATATTGCGGCATTCCCTTTATATTGTTTTGCTACGGAAGTTATTATGTGACACAAAATATGAAGAAAAGAGGAGAAAGCTATGTCCAACAAAATCAACCCAATTGA
- a CDS encoding nuclease-related domain-containing protein — MIYKTRNESTELVILESLNTRMNLSVKDKQHYSNLKKGYEGEVLFDSLTENLECECFILNDLLLKLNNTLFQIDSLIITSETIYLFEVKNFEGDFYFESDRFYKKPQTEMSNPLLQLSKGESLLRQLLQNLGINIPINASVVFINPAFTLYQAPLNKPFILPTQLNSYFKKLNTLPSKLYKKHEILAEKLLSLHINDSPFKTLPLYNYDDLQKGITCDKCSSFSISIEGRNCVCNDCGHQELVTAAVIRSVEEFKLLFPNEKITTNIVHEWCKAVTSKKRIRMILGKNLEISGIHQWAFYE; from the coding sequence ATGATTTATAAAACTCGCAATGAATCTACTGAATTAGTAATTTTAGAATCCTTAAACACTCGAATGAATCTATCAGTTAAAGACAAGCAGCATTATTCCAATCTGAAAAAGGGCTATGAAGGAGAGGTATTATTTGATTCTTTGACGGAAAATCTTGAATGTGAATGCTTTATCTTAAATGATTTGCTGCTCAAACTAAATAACACCCTGTTCCAAATAGACTCGCTTATTATTACTTCAGAAACTATCTATCTGTTTGAAGTAAAGAACTTCGAAGGAGATTTTTATTTTGAATCCGATAGATTTTACAAGAAGCCCCAAACCGAGATGAGTAATCCCCTTCTCCAATTAAGCAAAGGAGAATCACTGTTACGTCAGTTACTTCAAAACCTTGGAATTAATATTCCTATTAATGCATCTGTTGTGTTTATTAACCCCGCATTCACTTTATACCAAGCACCTCTCAATAAACCATTTATTCTTCCTACTCAGCTTAATAGCTATTTTAAAAAGCTAAATACACTACCTTCAAAGTTATATAAAAAACATGAGATACTAGCTGAAAAATTACTTTCACTGCATATAAATGACTCTCCTTTTAAAACTTTACCATTGTATAATTATGATGATTTACAAAAGGGAATCACTTGCGATAAGTGCTCCTCATTTTCAATTTCTATTGAGGGAAGGAATTGTGTTTGTAATGATTGTGGACATCAAGAATTGGTTACAGCTGCCGTCATTCGAAGTGTAGAAGAATTTAAACTTCTTTTTCCTAATGAAAAAATTACAACCAATATTGTTCACGAGTGGTGCAAGGCAGTGACATCGAAAAAGAGGATAAGAATGATTTTAGGAAAAAATCTTGAAATAAGCGGAATTCATCAATGGGCTTTTTACGAATAA
- a CDS encoding ABC transporter substrate-binding protein yields MPKKRFKMGLTTIAAISALGVALAGCGSQSTSTSASPANTANSKPVEGGNILLDTVSNFKDLDPALSYDTTSNEAVTEMYDQLITYDKNTTNLKPMLAESYTISKDGLTYTFKIRQGAKFWNGDPVTAQSFVDEFKRVLDPKVASPGEGFIDPIVKGSTEYNKGKSKTISGITTPDANTLVIQLTKPQPFFLDVLAMPFFSAVDQTYINKVGNKSFDSNTAMGSGPFKLASYDVSQMVLEKNKNYWMKDSHGNQLPYLDKITIRINKNGQLDALNYQQGKTAIIGNLFGSSGIPSASYPQFLTNPNLKKTVYSAAQNTVEYLGMNSKVAPFNNPKVRQAIEYAIDKKKILQLLNGRGQIANQPLPPGVPGYVKDLAADSQYSYNPQKAKQMLQEAGIKPGTSLTLYSYNDPDEMKISQSIQNDLNAVGFDTKVNAPDWNTFLTINEKGNTQGIYTLAWIEDFPDASDFLNTLFNSSEQPANNSSMYTNKQVDAWLNKAQNDTNQQERMDLYKQVTEQIMKDAPWVPMYYPVTTYAAQTWVHGFYISPVVPDPLQYIWIDKDKSQS; encoded by the coding sequence ATGCCTAAAAAGCGATTTAAAATGGGATTAACCACCATTGCGGCAATCAGCGCATTGGGAGTAGCGTTAGCTGGCTGCGGTTCACAATCTACTTCAACAAGTGCCAGTCCTGCGAACACAGCGAACAGTAAGCCTGTCGAAGGCGGAAACATTTTATTGGACACAGTTTCGAACTTTAAAGATTTGGATCCTGCTCTTTCGTATGATACGACATCAAATGAAGCTGTAACTGAGATGTATGATCAGCTGATAACATACGATAAGAATACTACCAATCTTAAGCCGATGCTGGCAGAAAGCTATACTATTTCCAAGGATGGACTCACATACACCTTTAAAATCCGACAAGGTGCAAAATTCTGGAACGGGGATCCTGTCACTGCCCAATCCTTTGTTGATGAGTTCAAGCGTGTGTTAGATCCTAAAGTTGCTTCACCTGGTGAAGGATTTATTGATCCAATCGTAAAAGGCTCCACAGAATACAACAAGGGCAAAAGCAAAACAATTTCCGGTATTACCACACCAGATGCCAATACACTGGTTATTCAGTTGACAAAGCCGCAGCCGTTCTTCCTTGATGTATTAGCAATGCCTTTCTTCTCTGCGGTTGACCAAACGTACATTAATAAAGTTGGAAATAAATCGTTCGATTCGAATACAGCAATGGGCTCAGGTCCGTTCAAGCTTGCTTCCTACGATGTCAGCCAAATGGTGCTTGAGAAAAATAAAAACTATTGGATGAAAGATAGCCATGGTAATCAACTGCCGTATCTGGATAAAATTACGATTCGAATTAATAAAAATGGTCAATTAGATGCGTTAAACTACCAACAGGGAAAAACAGCGATCATCGGAAATCTGTTCGGTTCTTCCGGTATTCCATCGGCATCGTACCCGCAATTTTTAACAAATCCTAATTTGAAGAAGACTGTTTATTCTGCCGCTCAGAATACCGTTGAATATTTGGGAATGAATAGCAAGGTTGCCCCATTTAATAACCCAAAAGTACGCCAGGCAATCGAATATGCCATCGATAAGAAGAAGATTCTACAGCTCTTGAATGGTCGCGGACAAATCGCAAATCAGCCATTGCCACCAGGAGTTCCAGGTTATGTGAAAGATCTTGCAGCGGATAGCCAATATTCGTATAATCCACAAAAAGCAAAGCAGATGCTTCAAGAAGCAGGGATCAAACCGGGTACATCACTTACGCTCTATAGCTATAATGATCCAGATGAAATGAAAATTTCACAATCTATTCAAAATGACCTGAACGCTGTTGGGTTCGATACAAAAGTAAACGCACCAGATTGGAACACTTTTTTAACTATTAACGAAAAAGGAAATACACAAGGCATTTACACACTTGCCTGGATTGAAGATTTCCCGGATGCTTCTGACTTTTTAAATACATTGTTTAACTCCAGCGAACAACCTGCTAATAACTCTTCCATGTACACGAATAAGCAGGTCGATGCGTGGTTAAATAAAGCGCAAAATGATACCAATCAACAAGAACGTATGGACTTGTATAAGCAGGTGACCGAACAAATCATGAAGGATGCGCCTTGGGTTCCGATGTATTATCCGGTTACTACTTATGCTGCACAAACCTGGGTACACGGTTTCTATATTAGTCCTGTTGTTCCAGATCCTCTTCAATATATTTGGATTGATAAAGATAAGTCACAAAGTTAA
- the mmuM gene encoding homocysteine S-methyltransferase, translated as MSNKINPIEAILSKHSVMLLDGALATELESLGCNLDDPLWSARVLLENPDLIYQVHSDYFQAGADCAITASYQASVDGFSKRGIEEKEALELIKQSVLIAKRARDDFWKGNTETNRPKPLVAASVGPYGAYLADGSEYVGNYGVSDDRLKEFHRSRLSALVEAGPDILAFETIPSLKEAKVLGALLAEFPETYAWLSFSLKNEGEISDGTRLEECAKVFEENEQIAAIGVNCAPISIVADAILELKANTNKLILIYPNSGETYNPETKTWHGQELCNGFDVDSDEWYRAGARLIGGCCRTTPQHIYELSKKWRAPHSIQMAES; from the coding sequence ATGTCCAACAAAATCAACCCAATTGAGGCTATTTTATCTAAACATTCTGTTATGCTTCTTGACGGGGCATTGGCTACTGAACTGGAGTCCCTTGGATGCAATTTAGATGATCCGCTTTGGTCAGCACGCGTACTGCTAGAAAATCCGGATCTAATTTATCAGGTTCATTCTGACTACTTCCAGGCTGGGGCAGACTGTGCCATTACAGCAAGCTATCAGGCTTCTGTTGATGGATTTTCCAAGCGGGGAATAGAGGAAAAGGAAGCATTGGAATTAATTAAACAGTCGGTATTGATAGCGAAAAGGGCCAGAGATGATTTTTGGAAGGGAAATACGGAAACGAACAGGCCTAAGCCTCTTGTTGCGGCGTCAGTTGGACCATATGGGGCTTACCTTGCAGACGGCTCAGAGTATGTTGGCAACTACGGAGTATCAGATGATAGATTAAAAGAGTTTCATCGTTCAAGATTGTCCGCATTAGTAGAAGCAGGTCCAGATATTCTAGCATTCGAAACCATACCTTCTTTAAAGGAAGCAAAGGTATTAGGAGCCTTGTTGGCGGAATTTCCAGAAACCTATGCCTGGCTTTCATTTTCATTAAAAAATGAGGGGGAAATTAGTGATGGCACGAGGCTGGAGGAATGTGCAAAGGTATTTGAGGAAAATGAGCAAATTGCTGCTATAGGCGTCAATTGTGCTCCTATCTCCATTGTGGCAGATGCCATTCTTGAGCTGAAGGCAAACACAAATAAACTCATTCTCATTTATCCTAATTCAGGAGAAACCTACAATCCAGAAACAAAAACATGGCATGGCCAGGAACTATGTAATGGATTTGATGTAGATTCAGATGAATGGTACCGTGCAGGTGCACGATTAATAGGAGGATGCTGCAGAACAACTCCTCAGCATATTTATGAGCTTTCAAAAAAGTGGAGAGCTCCCCATTCTATTCAGATGGCGGAATCTTAA